One region of Bubalus bubalis isolate 160015118507 breed Murrah chromosome 15, NDDB_SH_1, whole genome shotgun sequence genomic DNA includes:
- the KCNV1 gene encoding potassium voltage-gated channel subfamily V member 1, translated as MELPPRGRAPPDSSLDSASLTSLDSSVFCSEGEGEPLALGDSFTVNVGGSRFVLSQQALSCFPHTRLGKLAVVVASCRRRGALAAVPSPLELCDDANPVDNEYFFDRSSQAFRYVLHYYRTGRLHVMEQLCALSFLQEIQYWGIDELSIDSCCRDRYFRRKELSETLDFKKDTEDQESQHESEQDFSQGRCPTIRQKLWNILEKPGSCTAARIFGVISIIFVAVSIVNMALMSAELSWLDPQLLEILEYVCISWFTGEFVLRFLCVRDRCRFLRKVPNIIDLLAILPFYITLLVESLSGSQTTQELENVGRIVQVLRLLRALRMLKLGRHSTGLRSLGMTITQCYEEVGLLLLFLSVGISIFSTVEYFAEQSIPDTTFTSVPCAWWWATTSMTTVGYGDIRPDTTTGKIVAFMCILSGILVLALPIAIINDRFSACYFTLKLKEAAVRQREALKKLTKNIATDSYISVNLRDVYARSIMEMLRLKGRERASTRSSGGDDFWF; from the exons ATGGAGCTGCCTCCCCGGGGCCGGGCGCCGCCGGACTCCTCGCTGGACAGCGCCTCCCTGACCTCGCTGGACTCCAGCGTCTTCTGCAGCGAGGGTGAAGGGGAGCCCCTGGCGCTCGGGGACAGCTTCACCGTCAACGTGGGCGGCAGCCGCTTTGTGCTCTCGCAGCAGGCGCTGTCCTGCTTCCCGCACACGCGCCTGGGCAAGCTGGCCGTGGTGGTGGCCTCGTGCCGGCGCCGCGGGGCCCTGGCCGCCGTGCCCAGCCCCCTGGAGCTCTGTGACGACGCCAATCCCGTGGACAACGAGTACTTCTTCGACCGGAGCTCGCAAGCCTTCCGCTACGTCCTGCACTACTATCGCACCGGTCGCCTGCACGTCATGGAGCAGCTGTGCGCGctctccttcctccaggagatccagTATTGGGGCATCGACGAGCTCAGCATTGACTCCTGCTGCCGGGACAG ATACTTCAGAAGAAAGGAGCTGAGTGAAACGTTAGACTTTAAGAAGGACACAGAAGACCAGGAGAGTCAGCATGAGAGTGAACAGGACTTCTCCCAGGGACGTTGCCCCACCATCCGCCAGAAGCTCTGGAACATCCTGGAGAAGCCTGGGTCGTGCACAGCAGCCCGAATCTTTGGGGTCATCTCCATCATCTTTGTGGCGGTGTCCATCGTCAACATGGCCCTGATGTCAGCCGAGTTAAGCTGGCTGGACCCACAGCTGCTGGAAATCCTGGAGTATGTGTGCATCAGTTGGTTCACGGGGGAGTTTGTCCTGCGTTTCCTGTGCGTGAGGGACAGGTGCCGCTTCCTGAGGAAGGTGCCGAACATCATAGACCTCCTTGCCATCTTGCCCTTCTACATCACTCTCCTGGTAGAAAGCCTGAGTGGGAGCCAGACTACACAGGAGCTGGAAAACGTGGGGCGCATCGTTCAGGTTTTGAGGCTGCTCAGGGCTCTGCGCATGCTCAAACTGGGCAGGCATTCCACAG GCTTACGCTCCCTTGGAATGACAATCACCCAGTGTTACGAAGAAGTTGGCCTGCTGCTCCTGTTTCTATCTGTGGGAATCTCTATATTTTCAACTGTGGAATATTTTGCTGAGCAGAGCATTCCCGACACAACCTTCACAAGTGTCCCTTGTGCCTGGTGGTGGGCCACAACGTCCATGACTACCGTGGGATATGGAGACATCAGACCAGACACCACCACAGGCAAGATTGTGGCCTTCATGTGCATCTTATCGGGAATCCTTGTCTTGGCCTTGCCCATTGCTATTATTAACGACCGCTTCTCCGCTTGCTACTTCACCCTGAAGCTCAAGGAAGCAGCTGTTAGACAGCGTGAGGCTCTGAAGAAACTTACCAAGAATATAGCCACTGACTCATATATCAGTGTGAACTTGAGAGATGTCTATGCCCGGAGTATCATGGAGATGCTTCGactgaaaggcagagaaagagcaaGTACTAGGAGCAGTGGAGGAGATGATTTCTGGTTTTGA